The following proteins are co-located in the Apium graveolens cultivar Ventura chromosome 5, ASM990537v1, whole genome shotgun sequence genome:
- the LOC141661283 gene encoding protein FAR1-RELATED SEQUENCE 7-like produces MEKIEKVNLSTSIDIDEFSEFYIRFECTMDKQRKETKMLNHNSTSGKPTTITKFFLEDDVAELYMSGIFYKVQDEITAARDDMRIQTIGPEINEIKCYEMRDVKMKDMIFKVEVSKTHANCSYKKFLLYGILCRHAFCALNHLEVFKTRKRLVLNR; encoded by the exons ATGGAAAAGATTGAAAAGGTTAATTTGTCCACAAGTATAGATATTGATGAGTTTTCAGAGTTCTATATTCGCTTTGAATGTACCATGGATAAGCAACGTAAAGAAACAAAAATGTTGAATCATAACTCTACATCTGGTAAACCAACTACTATTACTAAATTCTTCCTTGAGGATGATGTCGCGGAGTTATACATGAGTGGAATTTTTTACAAAGTGCAAGATGAAATTACGGCAGCTCGTGATGATATGCGAATTCAAACTATTGGTCCGGAGATAAACGAAATTAAGTGTTATGAAATGAGAGATGTCAAAATGAAAGACATGATTTTTAAG GTTGAAGTCAGTAAGACACACGCTAATTGTTCTTATAAGAAGTTCCTTTTGTACGGCATTTTATGTAGACACGCATTTTGTGCTCTTAATCATTTAGAAGTGTTCAAGACACGTAAGCGACTTGTTCTTAATCGCTAG